The Haloplanus sp. GDY1 genomic sequence GACGGCCGACCGCGTCGCCACCGTGGTCGGCGCCCAGAACGTCCGCTCGACGCTCTGGAGCCTCGTCGTCGACGACTTCGCCGGCGAGACCATGTGGGAGGACCTCGGCGCCGAGTGGCTCTCCGCGGTCGGCCTCGACTACGACCGCGACGAACTGGCGGCGGTCGGCGAGCGAATCTGGACGCTCGTCCGCCTGTTCAACGTCCGCGAGGGCTTCGGCCGGGCCGAGGACTCCCTGCCCGACCTGTTCGAGGATCCCCTGCCCGACGGCCCGGCCGCCGGCCGCACCGTCGACCGCGAGGCGTTCGAGGCCATGCTCGACGCCTACTACGCCGCCCGGGGGTGGTCGGCCGACGGCGTCCCGACCGCCGGGACGGTCGAGCGACTCGGGCTGGCGCCGGTCGTCGACGACGGGACGCCGCTCGGGGACGCGCCCGCGACGGTTCGCGTGGAGGCCGACGACCACGGGGACGGCGGACGGCGACGGTGACCGGGTCGAACCCCGCCCGCCCCCACGACTGTCATCGGTGTGGCGAGACCATCGAACCGGGGGACGTCTACGGGGCGCTCGACCTCCTCGACGCCGACGGCGACCTGCGCGTCATGCTCTGTCGGTCCTGTTCGGCGGCGCTCCGTGACTTCCTCGACTGACCGGTCAGAGCTTCTCGGCCGCGAGGGCCTGGTTGGTCCGACGCCGGGCCTGTCGGAACCGGCGGTCGACCGCCGCGGCCACGGGCTCCGGGAGCGTGTCACGGAGCCCCTCGAACCGCTCGACCGTCCGCCGGAGGTTCGCCGCGAGGGCGTCGAGCGCGCGGTCCGAGCCCGCCCGGTCGCCCGCCGCCGCCCGCTCGGCGGCCCGGTTCGCGGCGCCGCTGACCGCCTCCAGCGCCCGCAGCAGTCCGCCGAGGGTGTTGGTCGCGCCCTCGCCGCCGGGGATGGCGTCGGCGATCCGGTCGACGGTCGACCCGTCCCCGACGGTGCCGAGCTGGTCGGCCGTCTCGTCGGCCACGGCGGCCACGAACGACGCCAGCGACGCCTTGCCAGTGCGCGGACGGTCGACGCGCACCGGGTCGGCGTTCTGCGGATTGACGCGGAAGGCGCCGATGGCGTCGTCGACGTCCCGCACCTCCGCGGTGTAGGCGCCGCGCCGGTCGACGTACACCGCGTCCGGGCCGTCCAGCGGCGCGTCGTACAGCCGACCGCCGAAGTCGTCGTCGACGGCGAGGTCGGTCAGCTCCGCCTCCGTCCCCGCCGCGTCGACTTCGAGTCTGAGGGCGTTCTCCCGGGGGACGAGCGGAATCTCACCCCCAGCGCCGGCCAGCGTGGTCGTCCCGCGCGCGCCGGCGTCCGAGGGCGTCGGCGTCGCGCTGGCGGTGCCGTCGGCGTCCCCGTCGTCCCCCACTTCGACGGGTTCGGCGTGGGGGGCGAGCCCCGGGCCGTTGACCGTCAACTGGTGGGTCCCCGACTCGACGCCGCGGAGCAGCAGCGTGCCGCGGAACGTCGGGGCGGCGACGGGGTCGCTCCGGAGGAGCGCGACGGCCTCGACCGACGTGGCCGCCGTCGTCACGCCCTGTCCGGCCGGCGCGTCCGGCGACTGGTCGGTCCGCGTGACCGTCGCCACGAGGTCGTTCAGCGGTCCCGGCGGGGCGATGGCGTCGTAGCGGTCCGCGAGCGCCGCCCGGTGAGCGGGGTCGGTGATGTCGGCGGCCGGGTCGTCGTAGCGGGCCTGCTCCCACGGGGTGCCAGCGGTCGAGATGTGGCCCGCGATGGCGTCCTCGGCGAACTTCGGGACGGCGAACTCGAAGCTCAGTTGCGGTCCGGTGAACTCGGCGATGTGCGCCACCTCGCTCGTGGGGACGAGGTCGTAGGTCGCGTCACCCTCCGGCTCGGAGCGGCCGGCGAAGTCGACGACGAGGCCCGGTTCGCGCGTCCGGAGGTCCGAGGGGGGCGCGGACAGCGCGTCGAAGGAGCGCACCGTCAGCGACGCCGGGACGAGCGTCTCCCGGTCCACCGCGGGGAGGCGCTCGTGCTCGTAGAGCGGCGCGCCGTCGAGTTCGGGGATCACGTAGGGGAGGCGCATCCCCTCGTCGCGGGGGAGGCCGTAGGCCGCCGGTAGCTCCGCCAGCGTCCCGACGACGTCGAGCGCGCGGTTCGTGATGTCGGCGGACAGGTCGCCGAGGGGGAGTCGCTGGAAGCTGTTCCGCCGCTCGTTCAGCGACAGGGCACTGGAGTGCGAGCCGAGTTCCGAGAGGATGCGCGGCGGCCGCGTGGGGTCGAGGAACTCGTTGTTCGGCACCCGCGGGGAGTGCGAACTCGCGACGAACAGCTGTGGCTCGCCGGTGTCGACGTCGACGAAAGCGTGTACCACCTCCCAGTCGTGCCAGTGGAAGTTGGTGGTGAACTGGTCGAACGCCGAGTAGTACCAGTACTGGACGACGGCGAGCGGCGACGACTCGTACTCGACGACGTGGTAGAACACGGTCGGGTTCGGTGGCGTCTCCGACTCCCGGGACGCGCGGGTGTAGCCGTTCAGCGCGTCGAAGCCGTCGACGACCGTCTCGCCGTCGCGCTCGGTCGCGTAGGGCCGCGGGTCGGTCGGCAGCCACCGCTCCGCGGCGTCGAAGGAGAGCGTCGGCGCGAACCGCTCGGCGAGGCGTCGGGCCTCCCCGTCCGTCGGCGTCGAGGTCGGGGCGTCGGTGGCGCCGTCCCCGTCGCCGCCGGACGACGGGTCACCGCCGCCGGGCGCGGGACACCCCGCCAGCGACGCGGTGCCCGCGCCGGCGAGGGCCGAGAGGAGGGTGCGCCGACGGAGTCCCGGGGGGTCAGGGTCGTCCATCCGCTGCCCCCGGGGTGGTCGTCGTCGAACGAACCGCCGCGAGCGGCGGCGCTGTGCCGAACATACCGCCACCTGCGGACCCCCGAGCAAAGGCCTTGTGGCGCTACCGCGTCAGCGGCATCGCGAAACTCGTCTCCTCGTCGAGCACCGTCTCCCACGTCGCCTCGCAGTCGCAGGCCACCTGCTCGAACACCGAGGGGTCCTGTCGGAGGTCGAAGTCCTTGATCGCCCGCTGGACCCGGTCGTCACAGTCGCCGCAGTTGTGCGGGCCGCGGTCGCTGCCCGCCCCCACGGGGTCGGAGACGACGATGGCGTCGGCGTCGGCGGTGCGTTCGAGGACGGCGGCGACCGACCAGAGCCACGGCGGCCGGTACCCTCCCTCGAAGTGGAGGTCCTCGACCATCGTGTGTCGCTGGACGTTGCAGGGGTTCATCGAGACGGTGTGGCAGTGTTCGGCACACCGACGCACCGACTCGACCATGTCCTCCAGGGCCTCGCGCTCGGAGAGGAAGGGCGGCTTCATCAGGAGGTACGCCTTCACGCCGGCGCCGGCGGCGTCGGCCTCCGCCGTCGCCGCGACGAAGTCCTCGAAGTCGAAGTACTTGTTCACGCAGTCGTGGCGCACGCGGTCGGTGGCCGTCTCCAGGCCGACCGCGACGTCGGTCGCGAGGCCGCGGTCGGTGAAGTCCGAGAGCTTCTCGCGGTCCACGAAGTCGGGGAGGGATTCGACGACGATCCGCTCGCGGTCGGCGAACGCGGACGCGATGGCGTCGCGGGTCTCCGCGCCGACCTCGCGTTCGTCGAGGAAGGAGCCGGATGTGTAGATCTTGATCAGACCGGAGCGCTCGTCGGCGTTCTCGCGTTCGTGGTCGAGGCAGGCGTCGATCTGGTCCATCAGGGCGTCGTGGGGGACCGATCCGCCCTCGACGGACTCGGCGACGTAGCCACACATGGTACAGCCACCGGCCCGTGCCCAGCGGCAGCCGCCGGTGTTCAGGATGATCGTGAGCGACTGGTAGACGCCGCCGGGCGTGTTGTCCTCGTCGATCCACACGCGGGTGGGTTCGTGGGGGTCGTAGGTCT encodes the following:
- a CDS encoding archaeosine biosynthesis radical SAM protein RaSEA gives rise to the protein MSQPSPEVYERGRGMDAHNQVMREIRSRKDETYDPHEPTRVWIDEDNTPGGVYQSLTIILNTGGCRWARAGGCTMCGYVAESVEGGSVPHDALMDQIDACLDHERENADERSGLIKIYTSGSFLDEREVGAETRDAIASAFADRERIVVESLPDFVDREKLSDFTDRGLATDVAVGLETATDRVRHDCVNKYFDFEDFVAATAEADAAGAGVKAYLLMKPPFLSEREALEDMVESVRRCAEHCHTVSMNPCNVQRHTMVEDLHFEGGYRPPWLWSVAAVLERTADADAIVVSDPVGAGSDRGPHNCGDCDDRVQRAIKDFDLRQDPSVFEQVACDCEATWETVLDEETSFAMPLTR